From the genome of Desulfobaculum xiamenense, one region includes:
- the caiT gene encoding L-carnitine/gamma-butyrobetaine antiporter, which produces MEPKKNASVKIDPKVFFPSLIIVGILCYLTVRDLDAANRVINALFHYVTFSWGWAFEWYMIIMAAGWAWFVFGPWKNKKLGEEEPEFSTSSWLFLLFASSTSAAVLFWGSYEAYCYVSTPPFGFEPFSVTAQEYGLAYSLFHWGPLPWAVFGFFSVVFGYFLFVKKINVVRPSGTLVALLGERHCKGLVGIIIDNVYIVALILAMGTSLGLATPLVTECMQYLFGVPHTLGLDATIIGCWIIFNAICVAFGLNKGIKIASDLRCYLSIAVLLWILCIGGTTFIANYFTDSVGILLNNFGRMLFYTDAITGGGFPQGWTVFYWAWWVIYTIQTCIFLARISRGRTVREVCVGMVAGLTATTWIMWTILSGNTMDLIHRGVLDMTSLVAQYGAPRAVIETWAALPFSTLTISVFFVLCFVATVTLINACSYTLAMSTCTEADGYSEPPVWVRVGWSVLVGVIGVTLLALGGLKPLQTAIIAGGCPLFFVNIMIVVSFFKDAKQNKNW; this is translated from the coding sequence ATGGAACCCAAAAAGAACGCATCTGTAAAAATTGATCCCAAGGTGTTTTTCCCTTCGCTGATCATCGTGGGTATCCTGTGCTACCTGACGGTGCGCGATCTTGACGCCGCAAACCGCGTCATCAACGCCCTGTTCCACTATGTCACCTTCTCCTGGGGCTGGGCATTCGAGTGGTACATGATCATCATGGCCGCTGGTTGGGCCTGGTTCGTTTTCGGACCTTGGAAGAACAAGAAGCTCGGCGAAGAGGAGCCTGAATTCAGCACTTCCAGCTGGCTGTTCCTGCTGTTCGCTTCCTCCACTTCCGCCGCAGTGCTCTTCTGGGGATCCTACGAGGCATACTGCTACGTTTCGACCCCGCCCTTCGGTTTTGAGCCGTTCTCCGTCACCGCGCAGGAATACGGCCTCGCCTACAGCCTCTTCCACTGGGGCCCGCTGCCTTGGGCCGTTTTCGGCTTCTTCAGCGTTGTGTTCGGCTACTTCCTGTTCGTGAAGAAGATCAACGTCGTCCGCCCCAGCGGCACCCTTGTCGCTCTGCTGGGTGAGCGTCACTGCAAGGGCCTCGTCGGCATCATCATCGACAACGTCTACATCGTCGCTCTGATCCTCGCCATGGGCACCAGCCTTGGTCTGGCCACTCCGCTGGTCACCGAGTGCATGCAGTACCTCTTCGGCGTGCCGCACACCCTTGGTCTGGACGCCACCATCATCGGCTGCTGGATTATCTTCAACGCCATCTGCGTTGCCTTCGGTCTGAACAAGGGCATCAAGATCGCTTCCGACCTGCGCTGCTACCTGTCCATCGCTGTTCTGCTGTGGATCCTGTGCATCGGCGGCACCACCTTCATCGCCAACTACTTCACCGATTCCGTGGGCATCCTGCTGAACAACTTCGGCCGCATGCTGTTCTACACCGACGCCATCACCGGCGGCGGCTTCCCGCAGGGCTGGACCGTGTTCTACTGGGCCTGGTGGGTCATCTACACCATCCAGACCTGCATCTTCCTCGCCCGCATTTCCCGTGGCCGCACCGTGCGTGAGGTCTGCGTGGGCATGGTTGCCGGTCTGACCGCCACCACCTGGATCATGTGGACCATCCTGAGCGGCAACACCATGGACCTGATCCATCGTGGCGTGCTCGACATGACCTCCCTGGTTGCCCAGTACGGCGCTCCCCGCGCGGTCATCGAGACCTGGGCCGCTCTGCCGTTCAGCACCCTGACCATTTCCGTGTTCTTCGTTCTCTGCTTCGTGGCGACCGTGACCCTGATCAACGCCTGCTCCTACACCCTGGCCATGTCCACCTGCACCGAGGCCGACGGCTACTCCGAGCCTCCGGTTTGGGTTCGCGTTGGCTGGTCCGTGCTGGTTGGCGTCATCGGTGTCACCCTGCTGGCCCTGGGCGGCCTGAAGCCCCTGCAGACGGCCATCATCGCTGGTGGTTGCCCGCTGTTCTTCGTGAACATCATGATCGTCGTGTCCTTCTTCAAGGACGCTAAGCAGAACAAGAACTGGTAA
- the caiA gene encoding crotonobetainyl-CoA dehydrogenase, with protein MDFKLSDEQELFVAGVRELMERENWESYFVECDEKHEYPIRWVKELAELGIDTMLLPEEHGGMDAGMVTLTAIWAELGRHGAPTYVLYQLPGFSTILRHGTQEQIDKIFALRGTGEQMWNSAITEPSAGSDVGSLKTTYTRKNGKVYLNGQKCFITSSAHCPYLVVMARDAASESPVFSEWFVDMSKSGIKLNQLDKLGLRMDSCCEIVFDNVELEEKDLFGVEGNGFNRVKEEFDAERFLVACTNYGIALCAFEDAAKYANQRVQFGQAIGRTQLIQEKFAHMAIKLNSMKNMLFETAWKCDNGTMTSGDSAMCKYFCANASFFVVDTAMQVLGGIGVTGHRVGRFWRDLRIDRLSGGSDEMQILTLGRAVLKQYR; from the coding sequence ATGGATTTCAAGCTCTCTGATGAACAGGAACTTTTCGTAGCTGGCGTTCGCGAGCTGATGGAAAGAGAGAACTGGGAAAGCTACTTCGTCGAGTGCGACGAGAAGCACGAGTACCCGATCCGCTGGGTTAAGGAACTCGCCGAGCTGGGCATCGACACCATGCTCCTGCCCGAGGAACACGGCGGCATGGACGCCGGCATGGTCACCCTGACCGCCATCTGGGCGGAGCTTGGCCGTCACGGCGCTCCGACCTACGTCCTGTACCAGCTGCCCGGCTTCAGCACCATTCTGCGCCACGGCACCCAGGAGCAGATCGACAAGATCTTCGCCCTGCGCGGCACCGGCGAGCAGATGTGGAACTCCGCCATCACCGAGCCCAGCGCCGGTTCCGACGTGGGTAGCCTGAAGACCACCTACACCCGCAAGAACGGCAAGGTGTACCTGAACGGCCAGAAGTGCTTCATCACCTCCAGCGCCCATTGCCCCTACCTCGTGGTCATGGCTCGCGACGCCGCTTCCGAGAGCCCTGTGTTCTCCGAGTGGTTCGTGGACATGAGCAAGTCCGGCATCAAGCTGAACCAGCTCGATAAGCTCGGCCTGCGCATGGACAGCTGCTGCGAGATTGTGTTCGACAACGTCGAGCTCGAAGAGAAGGACCTGTTCGGTGTTGAGGGCAACGGCTTCAACCGCGTGAAGGAAGAGTTCGACGCCGAGCGTTTCCTCGTTGCTTGCACCAACTACGGCATCGCCCTGTGCGCCTTCGAGGACGCCGCCAAGTACGCCAACCAGCGCGTGCAGTTCGGCCAGGCCATCGGCCGCACCCAGCTGATTCAGGAAAAGTTCGCCCACATGGCGATCAAGCTGAACAGCATGAAGAACATGCTCTTCGAAACCGCCTGGAAGTGCGACAACGGCACCATGACCTCCGGCGATTCCGCAATGTGCAAGTACTTCTGCGCTAACGCCTCCTTCTTCGTTGTCGACACCGCCATGCAGGTGCTCGGTGGCATCGGCGTGACCGGTCACCGCGTGGGCCGCTTCTGGCGAGACCTGCGCATCGACCGTCTCTCCGGCGGTTCCGACGAGATGCAGATCCTGACCCTGGGCCGCGCTGTTCTGAAGCAGTACCGCTAG
- the caiB gene encoding L-carnitine CoA-transferase, translating to MTKLLNTPKFGPLSGLRVVFSAIEIAGPFSAQMLAEWGAEVIWIENVAYADTIRVQPNYPQYSRRNLHALSLNIFSDEGKEAFLKLMETTDILIESSKGPAFARRGLTDELLWEHNPALVIAHLSGFGQYGVDEYTNSAAYNTIAQAFSGYLIQNGSEEQPMPAFPYTADYVSGFTVTSSVLAALYKAKQTGVGESIDVAMYEAMLCVGQYYMEDYFNGGEISPRQFKGRDPYWVGCGTYKCKDGFMVMELVGINQIKEMFDLIGCPELLGTEEFPEGTQLISRKCPSAAYIEDKLDAYLVDHTIAEVQELFGRLRVAFAKVLTFPELEVNPQYVARESITEWDTMDGRKFKGPNIMPKFKKNPCKIWRGMPTHGQDSAAILENIGYSDEQIQSLSDKGLVKLGASPKAE from the coding sequence ATGACCAAGCTACTGAACACCCCCAAGTTCGGCCCCCTGAGCGGCCTTCGGGTCGTCTTCTCGGCTATCGAGATTGCCGGTCCCTTCTCCGCACAGATGCTGGCCGAGTGGGGCGCGGAAGTCATCTGGATCGAGAATGTTGCCTACGCGGACACCATCCGCGTGCAGCCGAACTATCCCCAGTACTCCCGCCGCAACCTGCACGCCCTGTCCCTGAACATCTTCTCGGATGAAGGCAAGGAAGCGTTCCTGAAGCTCATGGAGACCACGGACATCCTCATCGAGTCCAGCAAGGGCCCCGCCTTTGCTCGCCGTGGCCTCACCGACGAGCTGCTCTGGGAGCACAATCCGGCTCTGGTCATCGCCCACCTGTCCGGCTTCGGTCAGTACGGCGTGGACGAGTACACCAACTCCGCCGCCTACAACACCATCGCGCAGGCATTCAGCGGCTACCTCATCCAGAACGGAAGTGAGGAGCAGCCCATGCCCGCGTTCCCCTACACCGCGGACTACGTGTCCGGCTTCACCGTCACCAGCTCCGTGCTGGCGGCCCTGTACAAGGCGAAGCAGACCGGCGTGGGCGAAAGCATCGACGTCGCCATGTACGAGGCCATGCTCTGCGTTGGCCAGTACTACATGGAGGACTACTTCAACGGTGGTGAGATCTCTCCCCGTCAGTTCAAGGGTAGGGATCCCTACTGGGTTGGTTGCGGTACCTACAAGTGCAAGGACGGCTTCATGGTGATGGAGCTGGTCGGCATCAACCAGATCAAGGAAATGTTCGACCTGATCGGTTGCCCCGAGCTTCTCGGAACCGAAGAGTTCCCCGAAGGCACCCAGCTCATCAGCCGCAAGTGCCCCTCTGCCGCCTACATCGAGGACAAGCTCGATGCGTACCTCGTGGATCACACCATCGCCGAGGTGCAGGAGCTGTTTGGACGGCTCCGCGTCGCCTTCGCGAAGGTGCTGACCTTCCCCGAGCTGGAGGTCAACCCCCAGTACGTCGCTCGTGAATCCATCACCGAGTGGGACACGATGGACGGCAGGAAGTTCAAGGGCCCGAACATCATGCCCAAGTTCAAGAAGAACCCCTGCAAGATCTGGCGCGGCATGCCGACCCACGGTCAGGATTCCGCCGCCATTCTTGAGAACATCGGATACTCCGACGAGCAGATCCAGTCCCTTTCTGACAAGGGCCTCGTGAAGCTGGGAGCATCCCCGAAGGCCGAGTAG